A genomic region of Bernardetia sp. ABR2-2B contains the following coding sequences:
- the glmS gene encoding glutamine--fructose-6-phosphate transaminase (isomerizing): MCGIVGYIGQREAYPILIKGLKRLEYRGYDSSGVALMDSGINIYKKQGKVAELESFAENKNKEGKVGIGHTRWATHGEPNDINAHPHYSGSSRLAIIHNGIIENYSVLKQDLINKGHTFKSDTDSEVFIHFIEEIQDQHKCSLEEAVRLALHKVVGAYAIIIMSEDSPHQLIAARKGSPLVIGIGKEHDEFFIASDATPIIEYTKEVVYLNDGEIALLTNDSLTIRNIEDVPTTPYIHTLDMELESIEKGGYDYFMLKEIFEQPKSIRDALRGRLIAANGHVNLGGIHKYLDNLVSAKRIVIVACGTSWHAGLVAEYIIEEFARIPVEVEYASEFRYRNPIIEEGDVMIAISQSGETADTLAAIELAKSRGAIIFGVCNVVGSSIARATHEGAYIHAGPEIGVASTKAFTGQVTVLTLLGLMLAKERKTLSENQLKDLLRQLERIPQKVEQALKLNTQIEKIAKDFVNARNFLYLGRGYNFPVALEGALKLKEISYIHAEGYPAAEMKHGPIALIDEEMPVVVIATRDNSYDKILSNIEEVKARRGKVIAVVTEGDAAIPKKVDYVIEVPSTHDAFMPLVSVIPLQLLSYHVALMRGCNVDQPRNLAKSVTVE, from the coding sequence ATGTGTGGAATTGTAGGTTATATCGGACAGCGTGAAGCGTATCCCATTCTTATAAAAGGACTTAAAAGACTAGAATATCGTGGATATGATAGTTCTGGGGTAGCTTTAATGGATTCTGGTATCAATATTTATAAAAAACAAGGTAAAGTAGCTGAATTAGAGAGCTTTGCAGAAAACAAAAATAAAGAGGGAAAAGTAGGTATTGGGCATACTCGTTGGGCAACTCATGGAGAACCTAATGACATAAATGCACACCCTCATTATTCAGGTTCTAGTCGTTTGGCTATTATCCATAACGGAATTATTGAAAATTATTCTGTCTTAAAACAAGATTTAATCAATAAAGGACATACTTTTAAATCGGATACAGATTCAGAAGTTTTTATTCATTTTATTGAAGAAATTCAAGACCAACACAAATGTAGCTTAGAAGAAGCTGTTCGTTTGGCACTCCATAAAGTAGTGGGAGCATATGCCATTATTATTATGTCGGAAGATAGTCCTCATCAGCTTATTGCAGCAAGAAAAGGAAGTCCATTAGTAATCGGAATTGGAAAAGAACACGACGAGTTTTTTATTGCTTCTGATGCTACTCCAATTATTGAATATACAAAAGAAGTAGTTTATTTGAATGATGGCGAAATTGCACTTCTGACAAATGACTCACTTACTATCCGAAATATTGAAGACGTTCCGACTACTCCTTATATTCATACTTTGGATATGGAATTGGAATCTATCGAAAAAGGAGGTTATGATTATTTTATGCTCAAAGAAATTTTTGAGCAACCAAAATCTATTCGTGATGCTCTTCGTGGACGACTTATTGCAGCTAATGGACACGTAAATTTGGGAGGAATTCATAAGTATTTAGACAACCTTGTTAGTGCAAAACGCATTGTTATTGTAGCTTGTGGAACATCATGGCACGCAGGTTTGGTAGCCGAATATATCATTGAAGAGTTTGCACGTATTCCTGTTGAGGTAGAATATGCTTCTGAATTTCGTTATAGAAATCCAATTATTGAAGAAGGCGATGTAATGATTGCTATATCTCAATCTGGAGAAACTGCCGATACACTTGCAGCTATTGAATTAGCTAAAAGTAGAGGTGCAATTATTTTTGGAGTTTGTAATGTAGTAGGTTCGTCTATTGCACGAGCAACACATGAAGGCGCATACATACATGCAGGACCTGAAATTGGTGTGGCAAGTACAAAAGCATTTACAGGACAAGTAACCGTTTTGACTTTATTAGGATTGATGTTGGCAAAAGAAAGAAAAACCCTTTCAGAAAATCAGCTAAAAGACCTTTTACGTCAATTAGAACGCATTCCTCAAAAAGTAGAACAGGCACTAAAACTAAATACTCAAATAGAAAAAATAGCAAAAGACTTTGTTAATGCTCGTAATTTCTTATATTTAGGACGTGGATATAATTTCCCTGTTGCTTTAGAAGGAGCTTTAAAATTGAAAGAAATATCCTACATACACGCAGAAGGTTATCCTGCTGCTGAAATGAAACACGGTCCTATTGCGCTTATAGATGAAGAAATGCCTGTTGTAGTTATTGCAACTCGTGATAATTCATATGATAAAATTTTATCAAATATTGAAGAAGTAAAAGCAAGGCGAGGAAAAGTAATTGCTGTCGTAACGGAAGGCGATGCAGCTATTCCTAAAAAGGTAGATTATGTGATTGAAGTTCCAAGTACGCACGATGCTTTTATGCCTTTGGTCTCAGTTATTCCTCTTCAGCTTTTATCATATCATGTTGCTCTTATGCGTGGTTGTAATGTCGACCAGCCTAGAAATTTGGCTAAATCTGTTACGGTAGAATAA
- a CDS encoding CAP domain-containing protein, protein MKKIILFVGFIFIGLFSLPKNSFAQCDEFKKWIPEWKQQKYNSANSAQSANYLNKEEKQFYYFLNLMRLNPPLFAETFLDKCTDWNKANSLGYVVMFGKDIEKLSNELKRIRPLSIISPMREECILANCYNKNEECKNFQVSGTSSSMYYENTGMRLLMSILKSQSNNQAKQILLSNKTGFFGISILPTLKKGETSARLTKFDRKVLEIKENQSGDEIIENYTENVTESNETLDIIPYEKEFQQVVPEWKSSKYNIAYTAQNTDYLTENEKLVYYYLNLARLNPPLFAETFIRKYTKWNSHEDLSLSDYYTGSLYKTLKNMQPVGVLYPQKDLFVSARCHAVSSGKKGYVGHERLSNSGCKAKFAGECCSYGQFDALEIVMQLLIDSGVPSLGHRKICLSGSYKTLGVSVQPHKTYRFNSVLDFGR, encoded by the coding sequence ATGAAAAAAATAATTTTATTTGTAGGATTTATATTTATAGGACTTTTTAGTTTGCCTAAAAACTCTTTTGCTCAATGTGATGAATTCAAAAAATGGATTCCAGAATGGAAACAACAAAAATATAATTCAGCTAATTCTGCACAATCTGCTAATTATTTGAATAAAGAAGAAAAACAATTTTATTATTTTCTCAATTTGATGCGCCTTAATCCACCACTTTTTGCAGAAACTTTTTTAGATAAATGTACAGACTGGAATAAAGCAAACTCACTAGGATATGTTGTGATGTTTGGAAAAGATATAGAGAAACTATCAAACGAACTTAAAAGAATACGTCCTCTTTCTATCATTTCTCCGATGAGAGAAGAATGTATTTTGGCTAATTGCTACAACAAAAATGAAGAATGTAAAAACTTTCAAGTAAGTGGAACGTCCTCTTCTATGTATTATGAAAATACAGGAATGAGACTTTTGATGTCAATTCTGAAATCTCAATCTAATAATCAAGCAAAACAGATTTTACTTTCTAATAAAACTGGTTTTTTCGGAATTTCTATTCTCCCAACACTCAAAAAAGGAGAAACTTCAGCTCGTCTCACAAAATTTGATAGAAAAGTATTAGAAATCAAAGAAAATCAAAGTGGCGATGAAATTATAGAAAACTACACAGAAAATGTAACTGAATCAAATGAAACTTTAGATATTATACCCTATGAAAAAGAATTTCAGCAAGTAGTACCAGAATGGAAAAGTTCAAAGTATAATATTGCCTATACAGCTCAAAACACAGATTATCTGACAGAAAATGAAAAATTAGTTTATTATTATCTCAATTTGGCTCGTCTAAATCCTCCACTTTTTGCAGAAACATTTATACGTAAATATACAAAATGGAACTCTCATGAAGATTTGAGTTTGTCGGATTACTACACAGGGTCGCTCTACAAAACCTTGAAAAATATGCAGCCTGTGGGTGTTCTTTACCCTCAAAAAGACTTGTTTGTTAGTGCGAGATGCCACGCTGTTTCATCAGGAAAAAAAGGATATGTCGGACACGAACGACTATCAAACTCAGGTTGTAAAGCTAAATTCGCTGGTGAGTGTTGTTCTTATGGTCAGTTTGATGCCCTTGAAATTGTGATGCAATTACTCATCGATTCGGGTGTACCAAGTTTAGGACACAGAAAAATTTGCCTTAGTGGAAGCTACAAAACATTAGGAGTTTCGGTTCAACCTCACAAGACCTATCGATTTAATAGCGTTTTGGATTTTGGTAGATAG
- a CDS encoding SDR family NAD(P)-dependent oxidoreductase, producing MTTLYFITGTSSGIGYALTNHILSTENNVLVEGVSRNQAIHHGNYKHHTFDLSEIDELIGFFGKIDLEKRIKNKIDKVVLINNAGTLGQVGHVGKIPSQDIVKTININTIAPFVLMNEFLHTFDNQTFGNIEKVIINVSSGAGKRPIDGWSAYCASKAGLNLFAEVVKEEEKILNQNTQIFNISVGVVDTNMQGEIRKTTENEFSSVEYFKELKNNNQLASPEFVAEKIYSIIEKPQDYEDIWQKLQ from the coding sequence ATGACGACCCTTTATTTTATCACAGGCACAAGCAGTGGAATCGGTTATGCACTTACAAATCATATTTTATCAACTGAAAATAACGTTTTGGTAGAAGGAGTTTCTCGTAACCAAGCTATTCATCACGGAAATTACAAACATCATACATTTGATTTATCAGAAATAGATGAACTAATTGGTTTTTTTGGAAAGATAGATTTAGAAAAGCGAATAAAAAATAAAATTGATAAAGTTGTTTTGATAAATAATGCAGGAACTTTAGGACAAGTAGGGCATGTAGGCAAAATTCCTAGTCAAGATATTGTCAAGACAATAAATATCAATACGATTGCTCCTTTTGTTTTGATGAATGAGTTTTTGCATACTTTTGATAATCAAACTTTTGGAAACATAGAAAAAGTAATTATTAATGTTTCTTCTGGTGCTGGAAAGCGTCCGATTGATGGGTGGAGTGCTTACTGTGCTTCGAAAGCAGGTCTGAATCTTTTTGCAGAAGTAGTAAAAGAAGAAGAAAAAATACTGAACCAAAATACTCAGATTTTCAATATTTCGGTAGGTGTAGTGGATACAAATATGCAAGGAGAAATTAGAAAAACAACAGAAAACGAGTTTTCAAGTGTAGAATACTTCAAGGAATTAAAAAATAATAATCAACTTGCTAGTCCTGAATTTGTAGCAGAAAAAATTTATTCTATCATAGAAAAACCACAAGATTATGAAGATATTTGGCAGAAATTGCAGTAA
- the kdsA gene encoding 3-deoxy-8-phosphooctulonate synthase yields MTLYERLQKETFLIAGPCVIENEELLFEVAEHMVELSKKMGFLYIFKASFDKANRTSMESFRGPGLEKGLEALAKIKNKYQIPITTDIHEAYQAEIAAEVVDILQIPAFLCRQTDLLLKSGETGKIVNIKKAQFLTGRDMVYPAKKVESTGNKQIMLTERGTSFGNHNLVVDFRNIIDMKEMGYPVVMDVTHSVQKPSANNGTTGGNREYIPYFSKAAAAMGVKGFFMETHPNPNNALSDGPNMVELENMETVLKETFNHIMI; encoded by the coding sequence ATGACACTCTACGAACGCCTACAAAAAGAAACTTTCCTTATTGCTGGTCCTTGTGTAATCGAAAATGAAGAGTTGCTCTTCGAAGTAGCCGAACACATGGTCGAACTTTCTAAAAAAATGGGCTTTCTTTATATTTTTAAAGCCTCTTTTGATAAAGCTAACCGTACTTCGATGGAATCTTTCCGAGGGCCTGGACTAGAAAAAGGATTAGAAGCCTTAGCCAAAATCAAAAATAAATATCAAATTCCGATTACAACTGATATTCATGAAGCCTATCAAGCTGAAATAGCAGCCGAAGTGGTTGATATTCTCCAAATCCCTGCTTTTTTGTGTCGCCAAACTGATTTATTATTAAAATCAGGAGAAACTGGAAAAATTGTAAATATCAAAAAAGCGCAATTTCTGACAGGTAGAGATATGGTTTATCCTGCAAAGAAAGTAGAAAGCACAGGAAACAAACAAATTATGCTTACAGAGCGTGGAACAAGTTTTGGAAATCATAATCTTGTTGTTGATTTTAGAAATATTATTGATATGAAAGAAATGGGTTATCCTGTTGTGATGGACGTAACGCATTCGGTTCAAAAGCCAAGTGCCAACAACGGAACAACTGGAGGAAATAGAGAATATATTCCTTATTTCTCAAAGGCAGCAGCTGCGATGGGAGTAAAAGGATTTTTTATGGAAACGCACCCCAACCCTAATAATGCTCTTTCTGATGGTCCTAATATGGTTGAGCTAGAAAATATGGAAACGGTATTGAAAGAAACTTTTAATCACATTATGATATAA
- a CDS encoding Uma2 family endonuclease: protein MITSLDQLDFDKTYSYADYLTWKFDEFVELIKGKIFPMSAPNRMHQELSLRFSGLLFNYLQENQRGCKVYPAPFDVRLLKNPSLTEKQLEGKTDKEIYTVVQPDLSIICDLEKLDDRGCKGSPNLIIEILSSNAKRDVKDKFELYEENGVQEYWLVRPTEKTIQQFFLENVKGIEKYVYQKTFVENEHITSVYLPDLTMDLDIIFAD from the coding sequence ATGATAACTTCACTAGACCAGTTAGATTTTGATAAAACATACTCTTACGCAGATTATCTGACATGGAAATTTGATGAGTTTGTAGAACTTATAAAAGGAAAAATATTTCCAATGTCTGCTCCAAATAGGATGCATCAAGAACTTTCCTTACGCTTTAGTGGTCTGCTTTTCAATTATTTACAAGAAAACCAGCGTGGCTGTAAAGTATATCCTGCTCCTTTTGATGTTCGCCTTCTAAAAAATCCATCACTTACTGAAAAGCAGTTAGAAGGAAAGACAGACAAGGAAATTTACACAGTCGTGCAGCCAGATTTGTCTATCATTTGTGATTTGGAAAAGCTAGATGACAGAGGCTGTAAAGGTTCGCCCAATCTGATTATTGAAATCTTGTCTAGCAACGCAAAACGAGATGTAAAGGATAAGTTCGAACTCTATGAAGAAAACGGAGTACAGGAGTATTGGCTTGTTCGTCCGACAGAAAAGACAATTCAGCAGTTTTTTTTAGAAAATGTAAAAGGAATAGAAAAGTATGTTTATCAGAAGACTTTTGTAGAAAATGAACACATTACTTCTGTCTATTTACCAGATTTGACAATGGACTTGGATATTATTTTTGCTGATTAG
- a CDS encoding M61 family peptidase, with protein MLDYKISYTQAHHHFINIELTINHVDDIMEKELSLQLPAWRPGRYTLQNFAKNIAKFEVFDENENPLEFAKATKDNWRIKTKGAQTVKVRYTYYANQMDAGGCYVDEKQIYLNFICCCLEVKNRPDSMYRVHVEMPSRYKVACALEQKTEKTAGKDKDYLVATDFFELVDSPLIASDTLQHKSYKVENSDANFHIWIQGDWKIDFEKATEEFQKFTKDQVALFKDFPSTDYHFMFQILPYSKYHGVEHCHSTVITLGADYDMDGTARYNDFLGISSHELFHFWNIMRIRPKELMPYDLSKETYFKTGFVAEGLTTYYGDYILCRSGVWTQEYYLKELEVLLKRHFHNNGRLNLSVADSSYDLWLDGYELGIPNRKSSIYVEGAMAAFILDMKIRQSSNNEKSLDDVMIKLWEDFGKRKKGYSLEDYHNVVDAVAGDAFKDDTKNYFEKSIYSPNALNEYLKEAFEYVGIEKTFVPNENEIERRLGLKTIFQNNAYVVVGYSPDSEVAKCLTVQDEIVAINSYKLDANNPNAILKKAAKEEKLELEISFFRDSQLHTITTKYDENGYPNIKLKVKEDATNEQKENLEKWLMPLV; from the coding sequence ATGTTAGATTATAAAATTTCATACACACAAGCGCATCATCATTTTATCAATATCGAACTTACCATAAATCACGTCGATGATATTATGGAAAAAGAACTTTCCCTTCAACTTCCTGCGTGGCGACCGGGGCGTTATACACTACAAAATTTCGCTAAAAATATAGCAAAATTTGAGGTTTTCGATGAAAATGAAAATCCCTTAGAATTTGCAAAAGCTACCAAAGATAATTGGAGAATAAAAACAAAAGGCGCACAGACTGTAAAAGTTCGTTATACGTATTATGCCAACCAAATGGATGCAGGAGGGTGTTATGTGGACGAAAAACAAATTTATTTGAACTTTATTTGTTGTTGTTTGGAAGTCAAAAACCGTCCAGATTCAATGTATAGAGTTCATGTAGAAATGCCTTCTCGTTATAAAGTAGCTTGTGCATTAGAACAAAAAACCGAAAAAACGGCAGGAAAAGATAAGGATTATTTAGTTGCGACAGATTTTTTTGAGCTAGTCGATTCTCCTCTGATTGCCTCTGATACGCTTCAACATAAAAGCTACAAAGTAGAAAACTCAGATGCTAATTTTCATATTTGGATTCAAGGCGATTGGAAAATTGATTTTGAAAAGGCAACAGAAGAATTTCAAAAATTCACAAAAGACCAAGTCGCTCTTTTTAAGGATTTTCCAAGTACGGATTATCATTTTATGTTTCAGATTTTGCCGTATTCAAAATATCACGGTGTAGAACATTGTCATTCTACCGTCATTACGTTGGGAGCTGATTATGACATGGACGGAACGGCTCGTTATAATGACTTTTTGGGGATTAGTTCGCACGAGCTTTTTCATTTTTGGAACATTATGCGTATTCGTCCGAAAGAACTTATGCCGTATGATTTGTCTAAGGAAACCTATTTCAAAACTGGTTTTGTAGCTGAAGGATTGACGACGTATTATGGAGATTATATTTTGTGTAGAAGTGGCGTTTGGACACAAGAATATTATTTGAAAGAATTGGAAGTATTATTAAAAAGACATTTTCACAACAATGGAAGGCTCAATCTTTCTGTGGCTGATTCGTCGTATGATTTGTGGCTTGATGGTTATGAACTCGGCATTCCGAACCGAAAATCATCGATTTATGTAGAGGGAGCAATGGCTGCATTTATTTTGGATATGAAAATTAGGCAATCTAGTAATAATGAGAAATCTTTAGATGATGTAATGATAAAACTATGGGAAGATTTTGGTAAAAGGAAAAAAGGCTATTCCTTAGAAGATTATCATAATGTCGTCGATGCTGTGGCAGGAGATGCTTTTAAAGATGACACAAAAAATTACTTTGAAAAGAGTATTTATTCGCCCAATGCTTTAAATGAATATCTAAAAGAAGCCTTTGAATATGTCGGAATTGAGAAAACATTTGTTCCAAATGAAAACGAAATAGAGCGAAGATTAGGATTAAAAACTATTTTTCAGAATAATGCTTACGTTGTGGTTGGTTATTCTCCAGATAGCGAAGTAGCTAAATGTCTGACGGTTCAAGATGAAATTGTAGCAATTAATTCATATAAATTGGATGCAAACAATCCAAATGCAATTTTGAAAAAAGCTGCAAAAGAAGAAAAACTAGAATTAGAAATTTCGTTTTTTAGAGATAGTCAATTACACACCATTACTACAAAATACGATGAAAATGGCTATCCAAATATTAAACTGAAAGTAAAAGAAGATGCTACCAATGAGCAGAAGGAGAATTTGGAAAAATGGCTAATGCCTTTGGTGTAA
- a CDS encoding glycosyltransferase family 9 protein: protein MKILLIQTAFIGDVILATSLIESIRKKYPSAKIDFLLRKGNENLLQKHPFLNDVLIWDKKNKYKSLFELMKKVRKTSYDSVLNLQRFGATGLLTAFSNSKIKAGFKKNPFSWAFTHKYEHIITTNENSPHEIERNSKVLESININDISKPKLYPSDADKEKIKEFIQKDFICIAPTSVWFTKQFPLHKWYEFIAQLLFEEENNIQLPQNFTIYLLGAPSDSENCQKIVEGIELNQINLKFKVKSKIINLAGKLSLMQSAALMEHAKLVLANDSAPLHLASSVNAPVCAVFCSTVPVFGFTPLSSTSFIIETEQKLECRPCGLHGFKSCPKGHFKCAESIKTEQILEIVNSIL from the coding sequence ATGAAAATTCTACTAATACAAACAGCTTTTATAGGCGATGTCATTTTAGCAACTTCGCTGATAGAGTCTATTCGGAAAAAATATCCTTCTGCAAAAATTGATTTTTTATTGCGAAAAGGAAATGAAAATTTACTTCAAAAACACCCTTTCTTGAATGATGTTTTGATTTGGGACAAAAAAAATAAATATAAAAGTCTTTTTGAGTTGATGAAAAAAGTCAGAAAAACTTCTTATGATTCTGTTCTGAATCTACAACGCTTCGGAGCAACAGGACTTTTGACAGCTTTCTCAAATTCAAAAATAAAAGCTGGGTTTAAGAAAAACCCTTTTTCGTGGGCATTTACACACAAATATGAGCATATAATTACAACAAATGAAAATTCGCCTCACGAAATAGAACGGAATAGCAAAGTATTAGAAAGTATAAATATAAATGATATTTCGAAGCCAAAGTTATATCCTTCTGATGCTGATAAAGAAAAAATAAAAGAGTTTATTCAAAAGGATTTTATTTGTATTGCGCCCACTTCGGTCTGGTTTACCAAACAATTTCCTTTGCATAAATGGTATGAGTTTATTGCACAACTATTATTTGAAGAAGAAAATAACATACAACTTCCTCAAAACTTTACGATTTATTTGTTGGGTGCACCATCAGATTCGGAAAATTGTCAGAAAATAGTGGAAGGGATAGAATTAAATCAAATTAATTTAAAATTCAAAGTAAAAAGTAAAATTATAAATCTAGCAGGGAAATTATCATTGATGCAATCAGCAGCTTTGATGGAACATGCAAAACTGGTTTTGGCAAACGATTCTGCGCCTTTGCATTTGGCTTCTTCTGTCAATGCACCTGTTTGTGCTGTTTTTTGTTCGACTGTTCCTGTTTTTGGGTTTACACCTCTATCTTCAACATCATTTATTATCGAAACTGAACAAAAATTGGAGTGTCGTCCGTGTGGTTTGCACGGTTTTAAATCTTGTCCGAAAGGTCATTTTAAGTGTGCAGAGAGCATCAAAACAGAACAGATTTTGGAAATTGTAAACAGTATTTTGTAA
- a CDS encoding DUF3592 domain-containing protein, with amino-acid sequence MSYLSMTKENKNKIAGIIMIIVGIFSLLFGVLVLLAVENDKSDSIKATATVVDYDIEPSSGKKEYQSILEYTNQDGKIVQFKDPIANYEPRFEINEKVEILYVPSREHSEQINTLVSIYFLPFILIFFGFGSIIFGNQFYKNKMNFENKARR; translated from the coding sequence TTGAGTTATCTCTCTATGACCAAAGAAAACAAAAATAAAATAGCAGGAATTATTATGATTATCGTGGGCATCTTCTCACTTTTATTTGGTGTCCTTGTTCTACTTGCCGTGGAAAATGATAAATCAGACTCTATAAAAGCCACAGCAACTGTTGTTGATTATGATATAGAGCCAAGCTCTGGGAAAAAAGAATATCAATCTATTTTGGAATATACGAATCAAGACGGAAAAATAGTGCAGTTTAAAGACCCCATCGCCAATTACGAACCTAGATTTGAAATCAATGAGAAAGTAGAAATTCTCTATGTCCCAAGTAGAGAACATAGCGAACAAATCAACACACTTGTTAGTATTTACTTTCTACCTTTTATTCTCATTTTTTTTGGATTTGGTAGTATTATTTTTGGAAATCAATTCTATAAAAATAAGATGAATTTTGAGAATAAAGCAAGAAGGTAA